GTACCCGAATCTACGCAGTGGAGCAAGCGGCTATGATCACTTAGGGACACCTACTCATCTCTACAATTCGACTGCGTTGAACTGCAGCTGACATGTGTTCCGCCTCAAACTGCAACCACTTGCTCCACTACGCCGCTTCAAATGTACAGTCTGCTTAAAAACGAACGGTAACGTGATGACACAACACGGCTTCGGTGAAAGCTTGCACTGATGTTTGCTATACAGTATGCGGAGACCAGGCAGAGAGGAATCCGtgtatatagttgggtcaaaacgacacgaagcacggacagttgcgcaagcggctgcggtggagcgtagcagttgggatcgtgtaggaatcctcgttaaaggcatcaccccacgaatctgaggtggtgcagatttcaggtgaagtgttcgtatacgggttgggagactacggagagggaggtgattccgtccatttcttgctaattgctgtgaaaaacggcccggaagatgcggcgccgcacaagactggaaatcaaatcaaaaccaatcgaacctcttgtacaaaatggtgcgccaaaacgaatgaagccgtatcttccgggccgttttttacggcaattaggaagaaatggacggaatcacccccctctccgtagtctcccatactgtatacgaatactccacctgaaatctgcaccacgtcagattcgtggtatgctgcctttaacgccaCCCACCTCTGCAATTCGAcctggtcccaccacgattccaaccgctgtctccaccgcaccgcttcgagtgcagccgcttgtgcaactgtcacctgtgcttcatgtcggttTGGCCCAAGTATACCACCACTGAGGACGTGCTGTTATCATGTTCGTCATGTTACAGTGGGTTCCACTCTGACTGTATGTAGTTGCCTACACAATCGCACTAGATTTCAGATCGTactgacccaactatagttacggaaaccgctgataGCATCAATAAGGACGTCATAGAAGACGTCCTTATTGATGCtatcagcggtttccgtaacTATAGTATGTTCGAGAAACATCACGTGCTGGAGCTCACTGCAGCGTGCGATGCGGTCCTCGATACTGacttacttacttgacttaatcacCGGACTGATATTATCCGCTGATGCGATCCCCCGCATCTTTGCCGAGGTGTGGACcgttttcctagcacatcggattgttgtttaAGCcctatcttcgcatttgcgccGATTCCGACAATGGTCACCCTCTGGCTGGGTACTTTAGACACCAACGCATTGAGTTGGTCATAGAAGACGTCCTTATTGATGCTATCAGCGGTTTTCGTAAGTGCGTGGGCATTTCCGACCCAGAGTTTACGACATCTGCGATCCCacagtcgtaaaaaggcgaATCTAAACGACTTTGAGCCAACTTCCTCCAAAGGTTGTTGTAGTCGTTTTTCTATCGCACACCCtcctatcttcttttcatcactGTCTCCACAGCAGATAGTGTAGTCTCCTATGccgatgacgggccgatctctgaTGCATGGTTCCTGCAGCGCAGCAAACGGTACTCAGAAATATCGTAGATCTCTAGAAAGGACGGCTTGTTGGAATTCACTCCACAGAGTTCGACTGTCCAGCGTGACGGAAGGAacggttgttgccaaagattgcatgtcccttcaggcagttgaccttttaGGTTATGGGCTTGATGATGTGCTGAACGACAACACTTTTCTGCAATTTATGGGAATCTACACTCAAATGCGTTTACAATCAGACTTCTATACGCGGTCCACGATAGCAAGCACCAAGTATCGGTTCCTGTGACCGAAAGCAAtaagaatttcaaaagaaataccTCCATCGCCCATGAATAAGTAAAGCGTAATTGGGACCGAAATCAGTGGTACTTCGTATTCAATGCTGGATCCTTCTATGACCTATAACGAATGATTACTAATTTa
This is a stretch of genomic DNA from Necator americanus strain Aroian chromosome II, whole genome shotgun sequence. It encodes these proteins:
- a CDS encoding hypothetical protein (NECATOR_CHRII.G5183.T1) — translated: MLPLTPPTSAIRPGPTTIPTAVSTAPLRVQPLVQLSPVLHVDRTDPTIVTETADSINKDVIEDVLIDAISGFRNYSMFEKHHVLELTAACDAVLDTDLLT